The proteins below come from a single Parageobacillus thermoglucosidasius genomic window:
- the purD gene encoding phosphoribosylamine--glycine ligase — MKVLIIGRGGREHAIAWKAAQSPLVTKLYAAPGNPGIAQVAELVSIDEQDIEALVQFAKQEKIDLTIVGPEAPLLAGLADSFMEEGLRVFGPRREAALIEGSKAFAKEMMKKYGIPTAEHAAFTSYEEAKAYVEKKGAPIVIKADGLAAGKGVTVAATLPEAMEALRMMMVEKRFGAAGERVVVEEYLEGEEFSLMAFVHGERVYPMVIAQDHKRAYDNDQGPNTGGMGAYSPVPQISAETIDAALSQIIEPMAKALVAEGRPFTGVLYAGLMATKQGPKVIEFNARFGDPEAQVVLPRLESDLIQVMVDLLDGRDVKLTWSNEAVIGVVLAAKGYPGTYERGAVIRGWDQLGENTLLFHAGTMMKDGMLCTNGGRVLLVVAKGETLKQAQQTAYEQISHITCDQLFYRRDIGNKAIARVSSAHTQMQEQ, encoded by the coding sequence ATGAAAGTGCTTATTATCGGCCGCGGCGGCAGGGAGCATGCGATTGCGTGGAAAGCCGCGCAAAGCCCGCTCGTTACGAAGCTATATGCCGCCCCGGGCAATCCGGGGATCGCGCAAGTTGCCGAACTCGTTTCCATCGATGAACAGGATATCGAAGCGCTTGTCCAGTTTGCGAAACAAGAGAAAATCGATTTGACGATCGTCGGACCGGAAGCACCATTGCTTGCCGGCCTTGCTGATAGTTTTATGGAAGAAGGATTGCGCGTTTTCGGCCCTCGAAGAGAAGCAGCATTGATCGAAGGAAGCAAGGCGTTTGCGAAAGAGATGATGAAAAAGTACGGTATTCCAACGGCGGAGCACGCCGCTTTCACTTCGTACGAAGAAGCAAAAGCGTATGTGGAGAAAAAAGGAGCGCCGATTGTCATTAAAGCGGATGGATTGGCGGCGGGAAAAGGGGTTACCGTTGCCGCGACGCTCCCGGAGGCAATGGAGGCGCTGCGTATGATGATGGTTGAAAAGCGGTTCGGCGCAGCGGGCGAGCGGGTAGTGGTTGAAGAATATTTGGAAGGCGAAGAATTTTCATTGATGGCGTTTGTCCATGGAGAGCGCGTTTATCCGATGGTGATCGCGCAAGACCACAAGCGGGCATACGACAATGATCAAGGGCCAAACACGGGCGGAATGGGTGCGTACTCCCCAGTACCGCAAATTTCAGCGGAAACGATCGATGCGGCGCTTTCGCAGATTATCGAACCGATGGCGAAAGCGCTGGTGGCGGAAGGCAGACCGTTCACCGGTGTGCTGTACGCTGGACTTATGGCAACGAAACAAGGGCCGAAAGTGATAGAATTTAACGCGCGCTTTGGCGATCCGGAAGCGCAAGTGGTCCTGCCGCGGTTAGAAAGCGATCTTATCCAAGTGATGGTTGATTTGCTAGACGGTCGTGATGTAAAACTGACATGGTCCAATGAAGCAGTCATTGGCGTGGTGTTGGCGGCGAAAGGTTACCCGGGGACATACGAACGAGGAGCAGTCATTCGCGGGTGGGATCAGTTAGGCGAAAATACCCTTTTGTTTCATGCCGGAACGATGATGAAAGATGGAATGTTGTGCACCAATGGGGGGCGCGTCCTGCTTGTCGTTGCGAAAGGAGAGACGCTAAAGCAGGCGCAACAAACCGCGTATGAGCAAATTTCCCATATTACATGCGACCAGCTGTTTTACCGCCGCGATATTGGAAATAAAGCTATCGCGCGCGTTTCTTCCGCACATACACAAATGCAAGAGCAATAA
- a CDS encoding YerC/YecD family TrpR-related protein has protein sequence MQIDKLRGRQVDQLFKAILSLRDLEECYRFFDDLCTVNEIQSLAQRLEVARMLREGYTYHKIETETGASTATISRVKRCLNYGNDAYAMALDRIKEEKQHTKETRNA, from the coding sequence ATGCAAATCGATAAATTGCGCGGCAGGCAAGTGGACCAGCTGTTTAAAGCGATTCTTTCCCTGCGTGATTTAGAGGAATGTTATCGCTTTTTCGATGATTTATGCACGGTCAATGAAATTCAATCGCTGGCGCAGCGCCTGGAAGTAGCGCGCATGCTTCGCGAAGGGTATACGTACCATAAAATCGAAACGGAAACCGGAGCGAGCACCGCGACGATTTCACGCGTGAAACGTTGCTTAAACTATGGAAACGATGCTTATGCGATGGCGCTGGACCGCATTAAAGAAGAAAAGCAACATACGAAAGAAACGCGCAATGCATGA
- a CDS encoding EYxxD motif small membrane protein: MLLEYVTDMSFVLASLIGGIIALAFVYVRKKRAR, translated from the coding sequence ATGCTACTCGAATATGTGACAGATATGTCATTTGTTCTTGCCTCTCTCATTGGCGGCATTATTGCTCTTGCATTTGTGTATGTGCGGAAGAAACGCGCGCGATAG
- a CDS encoding YgaP family membrane protein: MVTSNISIINALLRITFGLTALAWATANMARRPSASSFIIAMIAAMKVGEGMTRFCPITALFANYRRVQAMRIKDVKPIHPA; this comes from the coding sequence ATGGTGACGTCCAATATTAGCATCATCAATGCGCTTCTTCGCATTACTTTTGGCCTTACAGCTCTGGCATGGGCGACGGCAAACATGGCAAGGCGGCCTTCCGCTTCTTCTTTCATCATAGCGATGATCGCTGCCATGAAGGTGGGGGAAGGGATGACGCGCTTTTGCCCAATCACCGCTTTATTCGCAAATTACCGCCGCGTGCAAGCGATGCGCATAAAAGATGTGAAGCCGATCCATCCTGCTTAA
- a CDS encoding adenine deaminase C-terminal domain-containing protein, translating to MSKQRYRWKSYELREHAAIIDGKKSPTKVLTNATYLHSYLREWLKGNIWIYHDRIVYAGERFPERVDGQCEIIDCSGYVLVPGYIEPHAHPFQLYNPHSFAHYAAKYGTTTLINDNLVLVLQLSDDKAFSFLEKMNTLPTSMYWWCRFDGQTELEKEEEQLSNARVKRWLEQETVLQGGELTGWPKLLAGDDLILHWIQEAKRMRRKIEGHFPGASEKTLTKMMLLGADCDHEAMTGKEVYMRLLHGYTVSLRHSSIRPDLPALLREIKEIGIHEYDRLLLTTDGSPPSFYEAGIIDRLIRIALEHGVPVIDAYNMATINVARHYGIEHLHGSIATGRVANINFLRAKEDPTPVQVLAKGQWIRREEDQSVAWPAISWSDYGIGPLRLSWSLSMDDLQFSMPMGMYMENSVIMKPYSISIDTSHDELSADHDESFLVLLDRHGKWRVNTILKGFSTGVRGLVSSYSTTGDIVLIGKSKRDMFLAFERMCEIGGGIVLAENGEIIHEVPLPLNGMMSEESVEELIREEKRLVDLLKQRGYPFIDPIYSLFFLQSTHLPYVRITQRGIYDVMNKTVLFPPIMR from the coding sequence ATGAGCAAACAGCGTTATCGTTGGAAAAGCTACGAACTGCGCGAACATGCGGCGATTATTGACGGAAAAAAATCGCCGACCAAAGTGTTAACGAATGCGACATATTTGCATTCATATTTGCGCGAATGGTTAAAAGGAAATATTTGGATATATCATGACCGGATCGTGTACGCCGGGGAACGGTTTCCTGAGCGAGTCGATGGGCAATGCGAAATCATCGATTGCAGCGGCTATGTGTTAGTTCCTGGCTATATTGAACCGCATGCTCATCCGTTTCAGTTATATAATCCCCATTCGTTTGCGCACTATGCAGCGAAATATGGGACAACGACATTGATCAATGATAATTTAGTTCTTGTTTTGCAATTATCAGATGATAAAGCGTTTTCTTTTTTGGAGAAAATGAATACGCTACCAACATCGATGTACTGGTGGTGCCGGTTTGATGGGCAGACAGAGCTGGAGAAAGAAGAAGAGCAATTATCGAATGCCCGGGTTAAGCGGTGGCTTGAACAGGAAACGGTATTGCAAGGCGGCGAGTTAACAGGTTGGCCGAAGCTTCTTGCTGGGGATGATTTGATCCTTCATTGGATTCAAGAAGCAAAACGGATGAGACGAAAAATTGAAGGGCATTTTCCTGGAGCTTCAGAGAAAACGCTTACAAAAATGATGCTTCTTGGCGCAGATTGCGACCATGAAGCGATGACAGGAAAAGAAGTATATATGCGCCTTTTGCACGGATATACTGTGTCATTGCGACATTCGTCCATCCGCCCGGATTTGCCTGCGCTTCTCCGTGAAATAAAGGAGATTGGCATTCACGAGTATGATCGGCTCCTTCTCACAACAGACGGTTCGCCGCCATCGTTTTATGAAGCTGGGATCATCGACCGTTTGATTCGCATTGCGTTAGAGCATGGCGTCCCGGTGATTGACGCGTACAATATGGCTACGATCAATGTTGCCCGCCATTACGGAATTGAACATTTGCACGGCAGCATTGCGACAGGAAGGGTGGCAAACATTAACTTTTTACGCGCGAAAGAAGACCCGACTCCTGTGCAAGTGCTTGCGAAAGGGCAATGGATAAGACGAGAGGAAGATCAATCGGTTGCGTGGCCGGCGATTTCCTGGAGCGATTACGGAATCGGACCGCTTCGTCTGTCGTGGAGTTTGTCGATGGATGATTTGCAATTTTCAATGCCAATGGGAATGTATATGGAAAACTCGGTAATTATGAAGCCGTACTCTATTTCGATCGATACTTCCCACGATGAATTGTCCGCCGATCATGATGAAAGCTTTTTAGTGTTGCTAGATCGCCATGGAAAATGGCGTGTCAATACGATATTAAAAGGATTTTCCACTGGTGTCCGCGGTCTCGTTAGTTCCTATTCAACTACCGGGGATATTGTTTTAATCGGCAAAAGCAAGCGGGACATGTTTTTGGCATTCGAGCGAATGTGCGAAATCGGCGGGGGGATTGTGCTGGCGGAAAACGGAGAAATCATTCACGAAGTTCCTCTGCCACTGAACGGCATGATGTCGGAAGAAAGTGTTGAAGAACTGATTCGTGAGGAAAAAAGGCTTGTTGATCTGTTAAAACAAAGGGGATATCCTTTTATCGACCCAATTTATTCTTTATTCTTTTTGCAATCGACCCATTTGCCATATGTGCGGATAACCCAGCGCGGAATTTATGATGTTATGAACAAAACAGTACTCTTTCCACCGATAATGCGTTAA
- a CDS encoding DUF3048 domain-containing protein, producing the protein MKRCLIAMSAACLFIGGCMHENKQQAPEPKPGAAETPKQQEAPNYSHVFPLTGLPAKEAVNRRVIAIMVNNHPKARPQSGLQKADIVYEVLAEGDITRFLALYQSEFPEKVGPVRSARDYYVELSNGYHALYVCHGWSPEAKAILEAGVSDYLNGLFYDGTLFQRVPFRKAPHNSYITFANIEKGAAMEGYSLQDNVAPLPFRADAPQGEKAGQIDIIYSHRSYAQVRYKYVADQKCYFRYSAGEQTVDYDTREPVKIQNVLVVAAKHSVIDSAGRRSIDLSSSGSGYLFQNGIIKQVEWKNVDGRILPYEHGVPVGLVPGKTWINVVPDLDIVKW; encoded by the coding sequence TTGAAACGTTGTCTTATTGCAATGAGCGCAGCATGCCTTTTCATCGGCGGTTGCATGCATGAAAATAAGCAGCAAGCACCTGAGCCGAAACCGGGCGCAGCGGAAACGCCAAAACAACAGGAAGCCCCCAATTACAGTCACGTTTTTCCGCTGACAGGACTGCCGGCGAAAGAAGCGGTGAACCGTCGCGTTATTGCGATAATGGTGAACAATCACCCAAAAGCGCGGCCGCAGTCAGGGCTGCAGAAGGCAGATATCGTTTATGAGGTGCTCGCGGAAGGAGATATTACGCGCTTTTTAGCGCTATACCAAAGCGAATTTCCGGAAAAAGTGGGTCCTGTGCGCAGTGCGCGCGACTATTATGTCGAGTTAAGCAATGGTTATCATGCGCTTTACGTTTGCCATGGCTGGAGCCCGGAGGCAAAAGCGATATTGGAAGCAGGAGTGTCCGATTACTTAAACGGTTTGTTTTACGACGGAACGTTGTTTCAGCGCGTGCCTTTCCGAAAAGCGCCGCATAATTCGTATATTACATTTGCGAACATCGAAAAAGGGGCAGCCATGGAAGGCTATTCGCTGCAAGACAACGTGGCTCCGCTTCCGTTTCGCGCTGATGCCCCACAAGGGGAAAAAGCCGGCCAAATAGACATTATTTATTCACACCGCAGTTATGCGCAAGTGCGGTACAAATATGTTGCGGATCAAAAATGCTATTTCCGCTATAGCGCAGGGGAACAAACAGTGGACTATGATACGCGGGAACCTGTCAAAATCCAAAACGTATTGGTTGTCGCCGCGAAGCATAGCGTTATCGATTCGGCCGGGCGCCGCAGCATTGATTTATCTTCTTCCGGAAGCGGATATTTGTTTCAAAACGGAATCATTAAGCAAGTCGAATGGAAAAATGTTGACGGACGCATTTTGCCATATGAACATGGGGTTCCAGTCGGCTTGGTGCCGGGAAAAACGTGGATCAATGTCGTTCCGGATTTAGACATAGTTAAATGGTGA